TTTTCACCATGCGTTATGCGGAAAAAGTGAGGAGGGACCCCACCAAGTCCCTGGTGTATGCCCAAGCGGAGGAAAATCGGAAGTTTTTCCTGAAAGAGACCGACATGGATAACCTGCCGGAGCTGACCACCAAGAGAAAGTTGATCTTGGTGGTGTTCGTGGTGTCCTTCCTGATCATGATCTGGGGCGTCCTGGCCTGGGAGGACCTGGGCATTACCATTTGGCCCACCATGGGCTGGTGGTTCCCTGAGCTGGCCGGCGTATTCCTGGCCGCCAGCGTGATCGTGGCCGTAATTGCCCGGATGGGCGACGAGGAGTTCATGGACACCTTCATCAACGGCTGTAAGGATCTGTTGAGCGTGGCTGTGATCATCGGCGTTGCAAGAGGCGTCAGCATTGTGATGAGCGATGCCAGAATCACCGATACCATTCTGCACTTCGGCGAATCCCTGCTGGTGAACACCTCCAGCGTGGTGTTCTCTCTGTGCACCTATGTGATTTATCTGGTGCTGTCCTTCTTTGTGCCTTCTTCCTCTGGCCTCGCCACACTGTCCATGGGTATCATGGCGCCCCTGGCGGACTTTGCCGGTGTGGGACGTGAGATCGTAGTAATTGCATACGCAGCGGCCAACTCCATGCTGGCTCTGGTGGCGCCCACCTGCGGCCTGCTGATGGGCGTGCTGACGATGACCAGAACCTCCTATGTGACCTGGATGAAATTTGTGGGTAAGTTCCTGCTGATGATTGGGTTGCTCACCATGGTCGTGCTGGCCGGAGCCACCATTCTCATGGGATAAGGAGGAGCCATATGAAAGATAGAATCTTAGCGAACACGGAGCCCAAAGAGGTTTTCCACTATTTTGAGGACTTAACATGCATTCCTCGTGAATCCGGAAACGAGGCCGCCGTCTGTGCCTATCTGGTGGAGTTTGCCAAGGCCCACGGCCTGGAGTATCAGACGGACGACGCACACAACATCATCATGCGCCGGTCTGCCGGCAAAGGTTTTGAGGACAGAGCCGGCGTGATTTTGCAGGCACATATGGATATGGTCTGCGAGAAAAACGCGGGCGTGGAGCACGACTTTGCAAAAGACCCTATTTCCTTTGAGATTGAGGGAGATAAGATCATTGCCAGGGATACGACCCTCGGCGCTGACGACGGCATTGGCGTGGCCCTGGCCCTGGCGATACTGGCGGACAAAAGCCGGGAATATCCTGCGCTGGAATTTGTCTGTACGGCGGACGAGGAGCGGGGTATGACCGGTGTGGAGGCGTTTGACGGTAGCCTGCTCCAAGGCAGCACTTTAATAAACCTGGACTCTGACGATGAAGGAGTCTTTATCATCGGCTGCGCGGGAGGCCCTGTTGTCAAAGTATTCCTTCCCATTGCGCGGGAGGCGGCTCCGGCTGACGTCAGCACCCTGAGGATTTCCGTCAGGGGACTGCTGGGCGGACACTCCGGCGAGGATATTCATCGCTGTCGGGCGAATTCCATCAAGCTGCTGTGCCGCCTCCTCTATACGCTGAAGGAATCTGTGGCGCTCTCCCTGGTGGACTTCATGGGCGGTCTGAAGTACAACGCCATTCCCAGGGAGGCGGAGGCAATCATTGCCGTGCCTGCCGGCGATGTAGCGAAAGTGGAGGAGCTGACTGCCGCCTATCAGACGGTGGTAGCCAAGGAGTATCGTTTCTCCGACCCGGACATCTCCATCACCTGTGCCGCTGCCGACGCGGCCCGACAGGTGCTGACCAAGGCCAGCAGGGATGGGCTTCTGAACTATCTCTACTTCACCCAGAGTGGGATTGTCCGCATGAATCCGGAGTTTCCGGATATTGTGGAGAGCTCCGTCAGCCTGGGCGTGGTCCGGCTGGAGGCGGAGCAGGCCGTAATTCACGTCATGACCAGAAGCTCCATGAAGAGCATGTATGAGGAGATGTTTTGCCATATCCGCCGTTTGACGGAGCTCCATGGCGCCACCTATGAGGTGATGTCCTGCTGCCCGGAGTGGGAGTACGACCCGGACTCCGGCGTGAAAAAAACCTGTGGGGAGCTCTACCAAAAACTCTATGGAAAAGCGCCTAAGTACATGGTCCTGCACGCAGGTCTGGAGTGCGGCGAGCTGGGCGAGAAAGCGCCCAGAAAGCTGGATATGATTTCCCTGGGACCGGATGTACGCAATCTGCACTCTCCCGGCGAGTATGTGACGATCTCCAGCACCCAAAAGGTCTGGCATTTCCTGAGGGAGCTGCTTTGTCAGCTGTAAACAGATCAGACCAGCCGGAGGTGAAAGGCTTCGGGGCGGGATGTTATGAAGAGAAGGCAGAAAGAAGGCCCGCGGTGGAAAACCACCGCGGGCCTTAGAAGCAAATCTCAGTTGTTGCCGGGACCGTAAACAGAGGGAATCTCCACGGCCTTGTTGAAGGAGTACTCGGGCGTGGGGAAAGCGCCGCTGAGGGTTTCCTCGTGGAAGAGGTTGAGGCCCTTGATCATCTCGGCGCGGATGTTGGCGAAGTGCTTGACGAACTTGGGCTTGAAGTCGCCGTACATGCCCAGCAGGTCCTGCGTCACCAGCACCTGGCAGTCCACATAAGGACCGGCGCCAATGCCCAGGATGGGCACATGCACTTCCTCCTGCATGGCCTTGGCCACCACGCTGGGAACGCACTCCACAACCATGGCGAACACGCCCGCGGCCTCCAGAGCCTTGGCGTCCTCAATCAGCTTCCGGGCAGACTCAGGCGTGCCGCCCTGCACCTTAAAGCCGCCGAAAGAGGTGGCGGTCTGCGGGGTCATACCGATGTGGCCCATCACATTGATGCCGGCGTCCACCATCGCGCGGATCGTGGGAGCCATGTTCGCGCCGCCCTCCAGCTTCACGCAGTCGCACAGGGTCTCCTTGGTGATCCGGTTGGCTGTCTCAATGGCCTGCTCCTTGCTGACGTTGTAGGAGCCAAACGGCATATCTCCGATGATGAAGGTGTCCGGAGCGCCCTTGACCACCGGGCGGATGTGGTGGATCATGTCGTCCACCGTCACAGGCACCGTCGTGTTGTAGCCCAGCATAATCATGCCCAGGGAGTCGCCCACCAGGATGATCTCGCAGTCACTCTCGTTGACAATGCTAGCGGTGGTGTAGTCGTAGGCCGTTACGAAGGAGAACTTGCGGCCCTCGTCCTTGTACTTCTGGAAATCCAAAACTGTCATCTTTTTCTTGTTGCCCATTGTAAAGCACCTCTTTCATCAATTTTTGAATCTCATCCTACAGAGCCAGCTGCGTGGTATGACCACTTTGATACTTTCTATCATACTCAATCCCTTCTCAAAAGTCAAGCCATCTTCCTTAATTTTCATGGGGCGTTTTTGTGAATCTTACTGCTTCAGAATCTGGTATCTGAAAGTTGTGTGAGAAAATAGATTCTGGAGGTTTCGAAAGGTGCCGGGCGAGCTGAGTGGTGTTATTTTGCAGCCAAGCAGGTATGACCACATAGACAGCCTCTATGAGACGGTTTTCATGATGCAGTCACACCTCTGGTTAGAATATATCAGAGATGCAAATATAAAAAGACCTGTTTCCAAGGAGCATAGATGCTGACTAGCACCCATGCTTCAAGAATGCAGAGTGGGACTGTTAGAAAAAATGTGCTGGCGCATGGCAGAGAAAATAGGTGCCGCCCTGCGCTTCCTGGATTTTTCCGAAATGAAGGAAATGCAACACAGGGATTATGCAGCCAAGGCCGCTGCAACGCAGCGGCCTTGGCTCTATACAGGACATGTCAGCAGCAACAGGACATCCGGCGGATGCATGTGGCGGTAATCTGAGGCGGAAGACTATTGGTCATCACGCCATTATATTCGATGCAAACGTGTTCCCCTACACGGAAACAGCAGGCGTCTTGCGTATGGACAAGTACCTGCTGGGATGTGCAGAGGTCGCAGCACAAAAGATCGCAGCAGCAAACCCGCAAAATACAGGCATTAAGCGTTACCATCTCGTTGGGAGTAGATTCCATTGCGGATACCTCCAGATTCATAGAATGTATCCCATTCTATTCTGGATGGATAGCAAGGGTGACAGCCTGGGCACCGGTTTACTGCTCAACTGCCTTACGAAGGCACTGCAATGCATTCAGACTGCGGGGGTAACCGATGTAGGGCAGGCATTGCGAGATGACTTTGACAAGAAAGGGGCGCCGGTTCCCAATGCGTATGTTTGCGGCAGCATGGGAAATCAGCTGAGGCTCACATCCACCCTGGGCGGCCAGGAGGCAAAAGGTGATCATCTCACGCTGGCGGTTATCAAGGCCAGTCCGGGTGTAATAGTCACCAAAACAGTTGGATGAAAGCCACCGATTGATGTGGCGGCTCTCCTCTGGGCCGGACTTGGAAAATTCACGCATCTGTTCTCCAAAGATATCCACCTGGACCTGCTCGCCCTGTTCCAAACGGATATCCGGGGAAGTTGTGGACTGCGCTGGCAGTGGCAGGGAGATGCCTTGAGCAGTAAACACCCGGTTAGCGGCCTGCAGAAAGGGAAGCGTCCTGCCAATGCCAAGATAGGCTGCCGCCTGATAGACGATCTCTCTGGCCTCAACCGGGGTGACGCCCAGACCGAGAGCGGCCGGAAGCATGGCTTCAAACGTCTCTGTACTCTGACTTCCGATCAGGGCGGCAAGAATTGCCATCATGCGGCTGCGGTCATCCAGATCGTCCTGAAGGGGAACCTCGTCAAAGGCAAAGTCAGCAAAGAACTGGGCAAATTCCGGATCTGTTTCCAGCAGTCCGGATGCAGGGCCTGAAAACATGCGTTTCCAGTTTTTTTTCGCGGTGCTTGTCATGTCTGATTCCTCCTGATGGTGTCTCATTCTCCAAATACCGGATAGGAAGAGCTGTCTTCAGATGTATTTATGGCAGGGGGTGATATGTCTGATTACTGACAGGTTCCAGCCACTCGCTGTGGGTATCCTCACCGGGGATCTCTATAGCCAGGTGGGAAAACCAACAGTTCGGGGCAGCTCCGTGCCAGTGCTTG
Above is a genomic segment from Pusillibacter faecalis containing:
- a CDS encoding YfcC family protein encodes the protein MSKKKWKIPSSYVIIMAIVVLVAILSWVLPGGAYEYVDPDASTLQPIAGTYHEVDSNPQGVASVIMAPISGFMDSVDIILYTLVIGGYLAVVMKTGAIDAAIGATIRRLKGREKLLIPVLMLIFSFAGAAFGIEEETLPFFPVLIPVLLAAGYDTLVGLSVIKMGAALGVMGSIANPFAVAIASRFAGISMADGIVVRLVLLAIYIPAGIIFTMRYAEKVRRDPTKSLVYAQAEENRKFFLKETDMDNLPELTTKRKLILVVFVVSFLIMIWGVLAWEDLGITIWPTMGWWFPELAGVFLAASVIVAVIARMGDEEFMDTFINGCKDLLSVAVIIGVARGVSIVMSDARITDTILHFGESLLVNTSSVVFSLCTYVIYLVLSFFVPSSSGLATLSMGIMAPLADFAGVGREIVVIAYAAANSMLALVAPTCGLLMGVLTMTRTSYVTWMKFVGKFLLMIGLLTMVVLAGATILMG
- a CDS encoding aminoacyl-histidine dipeptidase — encoded protein: MKDRILANTEPKEVFHYFEDLTCIPRESGNEAAVCAYLVEFAKAHGLEYQTDDAHNIIMRRSAGKGFEDRAGVILQAHMDMVCEKNAGVEHDFAKDPISFEIEGDKIIARDTTLGADDGIGVALALAILADKSREYPALEFVCTADEERGMTGVEAFDGSLLQGSTLINLDSDDEGVFIIGCAGGPVVKVFLPIAREAAPADVSTLRISVRGLLGGHSGEDIHRCRANSIKLLCRLLYTLKESVALSLVDFMGGLKYNAIPREAEAIIAVPAGDVAKVEELTAAYQTVVAKEYRFSDPDISITCAAADAARQVLTKASRDGLLNYLYFTQSGIVRMNPEFPDIVESSVSLGVVRLEAEQAVIHVMTRSSMKSMYEEMFCHIRRLTELHGATYEVMSCCPEWEYDPDSGVKKTCGELYQKLYGKAPKYMVLHAGLECGELGEKAPRKLDMISLGPDVRNLHSPGEYVTISSTQKVWHFLRELLCQL
- the panB gene encoding 3-methyl-2-oxobutanoate hydroxymethyltransferase, producing MGNKKKMTVLDFQKYKDEGRKFSFVTAYDYTTASIVNESDCEIILVGDSLGMIMLGYNTTVPVTVDDMIHHIRPVVKGAPDTFIIGDMPFGSYNVSKEQAIETANRITKETLCDCVKLEGGANMAPTIRAMVDAGINVMGHIGMTPQTATSFGGFKVQGGTPESARKLIEDAKALEAAGVFAMVVECVPSVVAKAMQEEVHVPILGIGAGPYVDCQVLVTQDLLGMYGDFKPKFVKHFANIRAEMIKGLNLFHEETLSGAFPTPEYSFNKAVEIPSVYGPGNN
- a CDS encoding carboxymuconolactone decarboxylase family protein, which translates into the protein MTSTAKKNWKRMFSGPASGLLETDPEFAQFFADFAFDEVPLQDDLDDRSRMMAILAALIGSQSTETFEAMLPAALGLGVTPVEAREIVYQAAAYLGIGRTLPFLQAANRVFTAQGISLPLPAQSTTSPDIRLEQGEQVQVDIFGEQMREFSKSGPEESRHINRWLSSNCFGDYYTRTGLDNRQREMITFCLLAAQGGCEPQLISHAAANIRIGNRRPFLVKVISQCLPYIGYPRSLNALQCLRKAVEQ